The following coding sequences are from one Solea solea chromosome 4, fSolSol10.1, whole genome shotgun sequence window:
- the LOC131458541 gene encoding forkhead box protein O1-A-like: MFVCERVCDSCDPDMAEVPPLPQTQQVDIDPDFEPLSRPRSCTWPLQRPELLDPAGSNTSSPAPSVQQEPGGNSDFISNLGLLEEDYEEYEEQKPVQLHHHQHHQHHHQQTPTVPQLQPQQQVPPPPGVAPLSGTAQRKSGHSSSRRNAWGNMSYADLITKAIDSSPEKRLTLSQIYDWMVTSVPYFKDKGDNNSSAGWKNSIRHNLSLHSRFVRIQNEGTGKSSWWMLNPEGGKNGKSPRRRAASMDNNSKLAKSRGRATKKKVALQEGVEGGGASPGSQYSGNWLGSPNSHSNEDFETWSSFRKRTSSDASTLSGHHSPFPSEQDDLGESEGHMMYSGVAGTKKASTLPSLSEVAGSLGHDDSEIVMETLLDNLDLLPSKKAPLGSDSSHSSNAAMLQSSPYSSASLTPHSQQDYRKCMYGQVGMNSLPPAPMQTRPETKPGFGAYENQYICPVGLLKELLTSDADANRDMMPSRDTLVSQVGRGDCLPPPPPYIRQCHVGSHSGVKMMNYPHPVPCVNPQAIHNQGPSTSRDLNSCNMIPLTCPSGPPPRMTSLRTCMQQPRGHPAHTNYVPANCNRSNGYRELNSVHPHGHHPHHHHHHHHQERLPSDLDNMSIERFECDMESVLHDTLMDGGALDFNFDPAAGPHGFPQRVKSTTHSWVSG; encoded by the exons GCAGCAGGAGCCGGGAGGAAACAGTGACTTCATCAGTAACCTGGGCTTGTTAGAGGAGGACTATGAGGAGTATGAAGAGCAGAAGCCCGTGCAGCTAcatcaccaccaacaccaccaacaccaccaccagcagACCCCGACAGTTCCACAGCTGCAGCCGCAGCAACAGGTGCCTCCTCCGCCCGGCGTCGCACCTTTGAGCGGCACCGCGCAGAGGAAGAGCGGCCACAGCTCGTCCCGCCGCAACGCCTGGGGAAACATGTCGTACGCAGACCTGATCACCAAGGCGATAGACAGTTCCCCCGAGAAGAGGCTGACACTGTCCCAGATTTACGACTGGATGGTGACGAGTGTGCCGTACTTTAAGGATAAAGGAGACAACAACAGCTCCGCTGGTTGGAAG AACTCCATCAGACACAACCTGTCGCTGCACAGCCGATTTGTGCGCATACAGAATGAAGGAACAGGGAAAAGCTCCTGGTGGATGCTGAATCCAGAAGGAGGAAAGAACGGCAAGTCACCGCGGCGCAGAGCTGCCTCCATGGACAACAACAGTAAGCTTGCCAAGAGCAGAGGAAGGGCGACAAAGAAAAAG GTGGCGCTACAGGAAGGTGTTGAGGGAGGAGGAGCTAGTCCTGGTTCCCAGTACTCTGGTAACTGGCTGGGCAGCCCGAACTCCCACAGCAACGAGGACTTTGAAACCTGGAGCTCCTTTAGGAAGCGTACCAGCTCTGATGCCAGCACACTGAGTGGTCACCATTCGCCGTTCCCCTCTGAGCAGGATGACCTGGGAGAGTCCGAAGGCCACATGATGTATTCTGGGGTGGCGGGGACAAAGAAAGCCTCCACCCTGCCTAGCTTGTCTGAAGTGGCTGGATCCCTGGGCCACGATGACTCAGAGATCGTCATGGAGACTCTGCTGGATAACCTGGACCTGCTGCCTTCTAAAAAAGCCCCACTGGGCTCTGACTCCTCACATTCGTCAAATGCTGCCATGCTTCAGAGTAGCCCCTACAGCTCAGCGAGCTTGACCCCACATTCACAGCAGGACTACCGAAAGTGTATGTACGGCCAAGTGGGAATGAACTCCCTGCCCCCTGCTCCCATGCAGACACGACCAGAGACCAAGCCAGGCTTTGGGGCTTATGAGAACCAGTACATCTGTCCTGTTGGTCTCCTCAAGGAGTTGCTCACCTCAGATGCAGATGCCAATCGGGACATGATGCCCTCAAGGGATACATTGGTATCTCAGGTTGGAAGGGGAgattgtcttcctcctcctcctccttacatCAGGCAGTGTCATGTGGGCAGTCACAGTGGAGTGAAAATGATGAATTATCCGCATCCTGTGCCTTGTGTAAATCCACAAGCTATTCATAACCAGGGACCTTCAACCTCACGAGACTTGAATAGTTGTAACATGATCCCATTGACTTGTCCCTCAGGACCCCCTCCTCGAATGACTAGCCTGAGGACATGCATGCAGCAGCCCCGTGGACACCCAGCACACACTAATTATGTCCCAGCAAACTGTAACAGAAGCAACGGCTACAGGGAACTTAACTCAGTTCACCCACATggtcatcatcctcatcatcatcatcatcatcatcatcaggaacGGCTGCCCAGTGACCTGGACAACATGTCCATCGAGAGGTTTGAATGTGACATGGAGTCCGTCCTCCACGACACCCTCATGGATGGTGGGGCGCTGGACTTTAACTTCGATCCCGCAGCAGGGCCTCATGGGTTTCCACAGAGGGTAAAAAGCACCACACACAGCTGGGTGTCAGGCTAG